One Nicotiana sylvestris chromosome 12, ASM39365v2, whole genome shotgun sequence genomic window carries:
- the LOC104220709 gene encoding uncharacterized protein, with product MSHRNLSHYQHLENSQHQSVDGILTLFTKANHDLTTVQNKLEKEFQQVYPDNANPMKLVSRIKKVQDEMSTLKEQCRELLAAKQDLIDKARGTLVGNRSLLQRLQLSTGVPIISDSDDPSYASFNQVIDEWTTQVRSRTEDESLESGEDINQMLFSAIVHGN from the exons atgagtcACCGTAATCTAAGTCATTATCAACATTTAGAGAATTCACAACATCAATCAGTAGATGGGATTTTAACCCTTTTCACTAAAGCCAACCATGACTTGACAACAGTCCAAAACAAGCTCGAAAAGGAATTTCAACAAGTCTACCCTGATAAT GCGAACCCCATGAAGCTAGTTTCGAGGATTAAGAAAGTTCAAGATGAAATGTCCACCTTGAAGGAGCAGTGCCGTGAGTTACTTGCAGCTAAACAG GATTTGATTGATAAAGCTCGGGGAACCTTAGTTGGGAACAGGTCGTTGCTGCAAAGGTTGCAATTATCTACCGGTGTTCCTATCATCAGTGATTCTGATGATCCATCATATGCTAGCTTCAACCAG GTCATCGACGAATGGACAACTCAAGTCAGATCAAGAACAG AGGATGAGAGCCTCGAGTCAGGGGAAGATATCAATCAAATGCTGTTTTCAGCAATTGTCCATGGCAACTAA